A window of Ictidomys tridecemlineatus isolate mIctTri1 chromosome 15, mIctTri1.hap1, whole genome shotgun sequence contains these coding sequences:
- the Rpl13 gene encoding large ribosomal subunit protein eL13, translating to MAPSRNGMILKPHFHKDWQRRVATWFNQPARKIRRRKARQAKARRIAPRPASGPIRPIVRCPTVRYHTKVRAGRGFSLEELRVAGIHKKVARTIGISVDPRRRNKSTESLQANVQRLKEYRSKLILFPRKPSAPKKGDSSAEELKLATQLTGPVMPIRNVYKKEKARVITEEEKNFKAFASLRMARANARLFGIRAKRAKEAAEQDVEKKK from the exons ATGGCGCCCAGCCGGAATGGCATGATCCTGAAGCCCCACTTCCACAAGGACTGGCAGCGGCGCGTGGCCACGTGGTTCAACCAGCCGGCCCGGAAGATCCGCAG GCGCAAGGCCCGGCAAGCCAAAGCGCGCCGCATCGCGCCGCGCCCTGCGTCGGGACCCATCCGGCCCATAGTGAGGTGCCCCACGGTGCGGTATCACACCAAAGTCCGAGCTGGCAGGGGCTTCAGCCTGGAGGAGTTGAGG GTGGCAGGCATCCACAAGAAGGTGGCCCGGACTATTGGCATCTCGGTGGACCCCAGGAGGCGGAACAAATCCACCGAGTCCCTGCAGGCCAACGTGCAGCGGCTGAAGGAGTATCGCTCCAAACTCATCCTCTTCCCCAGGAAGCCCTCCGCCCCCAAGAAGGGAGACAGCTCT GCTGAAGAACTCAAACTGGCCACCCAGCTAACAGGACCAGTGATGCCCATCCGCAAC GTGTACAAGAAGGAGAAAGCCAGAGTCATCACCGAAGAGGAGAAGAACTTCAAAGCATTTGCCAGTCTCCGCATGGCTCGCGCCAACGCCCGGCTCTTTGGCATCAGGGCAAAAAGGGCCAAGGAAGCTGCAGAACAGGATGtcgaaaagaaaaaataa